In Natrinema sp. SYSU A 869, the following proteins share a genomic window:
- a CDS encoding archaea-specific SMC-related protein, with amino-acid sequence MKSDADEGYVELETDDGDYYVDLNAKNGSSVVSDADRVSDRNQLCELFVALGETNPIRRAIVNDNDIYGLLMRPIDTEEIKSEIDRLKTRKDDIDGRLEKIDRMVDRLPTLQAKADSLQKKIRDIEESLEAKREVIEEREVSGGTDEDERILEELQQKRTERETIRDRIRTQKEALSSLRDDLDGTSERLAEVHGADETQDFDEIETEIEQLHHQKQQLTTTINALSPIVEMNGQLLDDETDIPDQMKSDDIISELDPTSRTITCWTCGNTVERSEIAEQVRVVREILEEKRDQQSVIADRIESLESRKRQLEEQRETRKRLVDRKQSIEDEIERREEQVEGLEDDRSSLQSEIEALQTKAEEINVEDDELIGLYGDISDLEYKRGQLENELTDVETEIERIKSERAERDDLEAERESISEQLQEQRDRIETIERDLVSAFNESMQQVIDELEYENIERVWIERLTETTERSTSRTDFELHVVRSTADGAAYEDTIDTLSKSEREVIGLVVALAGYIAHGVSSELPIVVIDAVEMLDADRIYGLLTYFKQHADYVVTAVLPEEADELDSTFCSITTSTLDAAP; translated from the coding sequence TTGAAGAGCGACGCTGACGAGGGGTACGTCGAACTCGAAACGGACGACGGTGACTACTACGTCGACCTAAACGCGAAAAACGGCAGCTCGGTTGTCTCCGATGCCGATCGCGTTTCTGATCGGAACCAGCTCTGTGAACTGTTTGTCGCGCTCGGTGAAACGAATCCGATTCGACGGGCTATTGTCAACGATAACGATATTTACGGCTTACTGATGAGACCGATCGATACCGAGGAGATCAAATCGGAGATCGATCGCCTGAAGACCAGAAAAGACGATATCGATGGCCGACTCGAAAAGATAGATCGGATGGTAGATCGCCTTCCGACGCTCCAGGCGAAGGCCGATAGCTTGCAGAAGAAAATACGTGATATCGAGGAATCTCTCGAGGCAAAACGCGAGGTTATCGAGGAAAGGGAAGTAAGCGGAGGGACAGACGAGGACGAACGGATACTCGAGGAGTTACAACAGAAACGCACGGAGCGGGAGACGATCCGAGATCGAATTCGAACACAGAAAGAGGCATTGTCATCGCTTCGTGACGATCTCGACGGGACTTCAGAGAGATTAGCTGAGGTGCACGGTGCCGATGAGACACAGGACTTCGACGAGATCGAAACCGAGATCGAGCAACTCCACCATCAAAAACAGCAGTTGACGACGACGATCAACGCGCTCAGTCCGATCGTAGAGATGAACGGACAACTGCTGGACGACGAGACTGATATCCCCGATCAGATGAAGTCCGATGACATCATCAGTGAACTCGATCCGACGTCCCGGACGATCACGTGCTGGACGTGCGGGAACACCGTCGAACGGTCGGAGATAGCGGAGCAGGTCCGAGTCGTCCGGGAAATCCTCGAGGAAAAACGAGACCAACAGAGCGTGATCGCTGATCGGATCGAGTCCCTCGAAAGCCGGAAGCGACAGCTCGAAGAGCAACGCGAGACACGCAAACGGCTCGTAGACAGAAAACAGTCGATCGAAGACGAAATCGAGCGCCGAGAGGAACAAGTCGAGGGGCTCGAGGATGACCGATCGTCGCTCCAGAGTGAGATCGAAGCGCTTCAAACGAAAGCTGAAGAGATCAATGTGGAGGACGACGAACTCATCGGTCTATACGGCGATATCAGCGATCTCGAGTACAAACGCGGCCAACTCGAGAACGAACTCACCGACGTCGAGACTGAGATCGAACGGATCAAGTCCGAACGCGCCGAGCGTGACGATCTCGAGGCCGAGCGCGAGTCCATATCCGAGCAGCTTCAGGAACAGCGCGATCGGATCGAAACGATAGAGCGCGATCTCGTGTCTGCGTTCAACGAATCGATGCAGCAGGTGATAGATGAGTTAGAGTACGAAAACATCGAGCGCGTATGGATCGAGCGTCTCACCGAGACAACGGAACGATCGACTTCTCGGACCGATTTTGAACTACACGTCGTGCGGTCAACTGCTGACGGGGCTGCCTACGAGGATACGATCGACACGCTAAGTAAAAGCGAACGCGAAGTTATCGGGCTCGTTGTCGCGCTCGCGGGGTATATCGCACACGGTGTGAGCTCTGAACTCCCCATCGTCGTCATTGATGCCGTAGAGATGCTCGACGCTGATCGTATCTACGGCCTCCTGACGTATTTCAAACAGCACGCGGATTACGTCGTCACAGCGGTTCTCCCCGAGGAAGCCGATGAACTTGACAGCACCTTTTGTTCTATTACCACCTCGACGCTCGATGCAGCGCCCTGA
- a CDS encoding ATP-binding protein codes for MSYNNTTSTDYTAEELGDLRVHVRNIGGISDGDVTLSPGVTLLSGENASNKSSFLRALSAVLGGTIQS; via the coding sequence ATGTCATATAATAATACGACATCGACAGATTATACTGCCGAAGAACTGGGTGATCTTCGTGTACACGTTCGTAACATCGGGGGAATATCAGACGGAGACGTGACACTCTCTCCGGGAGTCACGCTACTCTCGGGAGAAAACGCGTCAAACAAGTCCTCCTTTTTGCGTGCACTTTCTGCTGTCCTCGGGGGAACGATCCAAAGTTGA
- the rdfA gene encoding rod-determining factor RdfA, producing MSADDSQVCKVDRVCEKWGLDDVDAKLRDRQQNSDASLRDLETYFNQRVLEAAMRDARAEIIEGEVENTYYLLTADDVSSGSKIEVNDRLRRSGVDPEAVTSDFVSYQTIRTHLQECLGVDTSYEPNVTTSDAKNTVFKLLSRTEVITERTINRLRSAGHVAISDVDVTLSLRIACTKCGEEYTFSRLLERGRCNCANDTEK from the coding sequence ATGTCCGCTGATGACAGTCAAGTGTGCAAGGTCGATCGGGTATGCGAGAAGTGGGGACTTGACGATGTCGATGCGAAGCTACGGGACCGGCAACAGAATTCCGATGCGAGCCTTCGAGATCTCGAGACCTACTTCAACCAGCGAGTGCTCGAGGCCGCGATGCGGGATGCCAGAGCCGAAATAATCGAGGGTGAGGTCGAAAATACGTATTACCTTCTTACCGCCGACGACGTGAGTTCGGGTTCGAAAATCGAAGTAAACGACCGGCTCAGACGATCAGGGGTAGATCCAGAGGCAGTCACGTCGGACTTTGTTAGCTACCAGACTATTCGAACGCATCTCCAAGAATGTCTCGGGGTGGATACATCTTACGAGCCGAACGTAACCACCTCCGACGCAAAAAATACGGTGTTCAAACTATTATCTCGGACTGAGGTCATCACTGAACGGACGATTAACCGACTTCGCTCTGCCGGTCATGTGGCGATCAGCGACGTGGACGTGACGTTGAGTCTTCGAATCGCCTGCACGAAGTGTGGAGAAGAGTATACGTTCTCTCGGCTTCTAGAGCGAGGCCGTTGTAACTGCGCCAATGATACAGAGAAATGA
- a CDS encoding helix-turn-helix domain-containing protein, whose translation MSITAKAYIEHEDLALVPTLCDLDGVNIRVIHQATTDPTSSTFPFVIEYDDLEELEETLNRDHTVTKYERIDSNNGTNIYQIQHTDTAKLISPAVTQVNGFLLQSETKDKGWLIQAQLLSRDALNSVWEYARENDINFRLLELYEKRKGGSDSSFGLTEEQQKALEIAYEKGYFSEPREMSLEDVANEVGISSTAMSGRLRRGMRNLLSSTLVED comes from the coding sequence ATGTCAATAACAGCGAAAGCATATATCGAACACGAAGACCTAGCGCTCGTTCCGACACTGTGCGATCTTGATGGCGTCAATATTCGGGTGATCCACCAAGCTACGACCGATCCGACCTCCAGTACTTTCCCGTTCGTGATCGAGTACGACGATCTCGAAGAGTTAGAAGAGACACTCAATAGAGATCATACTGTGACCAAGTACGAACGAATAGATAGCAATAACGGCACCAATATATATCAGATACAACATACAGATACAGCTAAACTTATCAGCCCAGCTGTCACCCAGGTCAACGGATTCCTCTTACAATCAGAGACGAAAGATAAAGGATGGCTGATTCAGGCACAGCTATTGAGCCGGGACGCACTTAACTCTGTATGGGAGTATGCGAGGGAAAACGACATCAATTTCAGATTGCTGGAGTTGTATGAAAAACGGAAGGGAGGGTCCGATAGCTCGTTTGGATTGACGGAAGAACAACAGAAAGCTCTCGAGATCGCGTACGAAAAAGGGTACTTCAGCGAACCGCGTGAGATGTCGCTCGAGGACGTTGCCAACGAAGTCGGCATCTCCTCTACAGCGATGAGCGGCCGTCTGCGCCGAGGGATGAGAAACCTTCTCTCCTCGACACTCGTTGAAGATTAG